Genomic DNA from Solanum dulcamara chromosome 4, daSolDulc1.2, whole genome shotgun sequence:
AACCACAACCCATATTGATCACATGAAACATTTGGTCTATCGTGACCCTATTTATATTACGATGCATaagtattaattattaatattatcaatactaccaaaaaaaaagagatataCATACCAACAAAACATTGGGAAAAAAGTCGAATACTTGCTAATTATTCattaagtttaaattatatacatCCTTATTATAAGAATTTTTATACCATCAACTTTACTTGTCGTAgttgtaaaaaataattaatctgATCTAATTTCAAAATTACATAACTCACATTTAAAAAAAGCTTAATTTTactataaatattatttatatgacgtgataatatataaaaatttcttatactaacgATATACTATTAACTTAAATACTTAATTATCTATACAAACATCCTCTATATGATGGGATTAAATAATCAGATCCATTATTagtatcatgatatatttgagGGGTACATGAAATGGGGACTAAACAAAGTCCTTTGCTCCTCAAATCAACTTCTTTTCCCTCAAATCCTCCCCAATACCTTTCctgaattataaaaaaaaaactttgtataataacaataataattagtcttagaattttattatattataatattacgAATATTTACACTAGAAAATAACCcaagaataaaaaattaataatggtactttttgaaaaatgaaataTCTCACCTTGCATGTATTGCTCTTCATGTAGGCATGGCTCAGTAGCTGCAGAGGatacatgagaaaaaagaaaatttcatattATCTATGAATTAACGTGTGTAATAATCTTATTAAAAGATTAATTACTCATTGGCTTTTCTGGTGATACGAACATATTTAAGTAATAGTCATTTTGTAAGACCAcaataaaaaaagaaacttaTAAAAATCTCATTAGGaactaattatttaaatacactctaatttataatattacGAATCTTATTAGATTTTAGTGCGTCTAGATACGTcaagatacatgtatctcgaGATACATAAGATCAAGATTAgatgtaatttattttagatacaTTGTATCTAAGTAGATTCACACGAATGGGATACATGGCTATCTCACTCGCTTCCCTCCCCATCTCGCTCATCTCACTCCTTATTTTTAGTGTATTTAGTAGCAAAAAGACATGTATCTAAATGTATCTTCctcaaattattaattaatggtaagatacataattatttaaaattataggtAGAGTTAATATATATGGTATAGATATATGCGacataattaaattaaagactcttttatcttatttagtattttgaattaattttttttaatagagcATATATGTTTTAGatttaattatgttttcaaCATGTCCACTCACATAAggaattaattcttttttaataaaacatatgaaaaaaatatttaattttaatttaaaaaataaaaaaaacaaagactAAAGTTTAATCATACCTGTATTTGCTCTTGTAAGAATCTAACATAGTTGATTGTTTCCCATAAAACGGATGCAGTATCAGTCTATACACaaataaagataattttttcGATTAGAGATAATTAATGTTAATAACAATACTGATATTATTGATCATAATAAtgtataaattaatattaaaatccGCATAATGCACGCagtcaatattttttaataaataatcataaaaaatattatcttatttagtttagcacattgagttgttattattattagcaTAAAAATAgcaaacaatgaagaaaagtatcaaatcatttacatccttcaattttttctattttttttaaagaattaaattttgttcttaactttaaaaaatagtcatttttcATATTTAGTAATATGATTGAATCTATAATTATTTGATTGAACACAAAATTTTAAGACCCAAAAAAATGACTAACCTTTCCAAATGGGGAGACAATTTGTTGGAGAGCTGTAATTTTGTCTGCAAGCTTcacttttggaacttgtatcTGTAAATCATCCATCCACATAAAGTAAAGCTTCGAAACAATAGATCAATGAgttgttataaaaataaaataaaataagaaaataaaaatagaacttCATACtaatcaaaatatgaataatactgaatatgatttattaaaataggaaaTAGTATCCTGTATTGTTAATGTCGTGATTTATTGTATATAAAAATAGTATTAAATAGAATGTGTTAGAATATAAATAGTATTCTGTATTGACAATGTCATGATTTATTATGTATAAAGATAATACTGACTATAGTGTATACATAAAATACTATCAACCAAGGAACTAAATAATACTAAAGCTGcaacaataaaaacaataatatatatcTAGCGTAATCCATCAAGTGGGGTGTGTGAGCAGTCTTATTTTTACCAGTCTTATTTCTACCTTGTGATGGTGGAGAAACTGTTTTCGAAAGAACCTCAGCTCTTGTAAGGCATAACAAAAATcaagtatataaaataaatacaataacaaaGAAGTCATGTCAGAAACAATTAAGAAAAGGAACAAGTAACAACAAGAAATTAATACGATAATTAAAGCAATAAAAACAACTAAAATCGAAATGATACCAAAACTAAGTAGatatattattttctctaaTACCTCCTACCAAACCAACCCTACCTTTGCAGATGAAACTGCAGAGCtttcatttttttgtctttttgaaTTAGTCTCTGAATTATCTTCTAATTTCCTCTTTTTTCCATCACTTGGATAATATTCTTGTGCTCTTCCATTGCTTCTCTTCAATGTGTTGCATGTTGATATTGTACCCCTAGACTTGCTCTTAGAACAAGAACAAGTAGTGTTAGTTTGAGTAAATGAAATTAAACTTTAAAGGggtaaaaaaaagtaaaagccTAACTTTGTGAAAATAATGACTTGTAAAtactttgatttttaattttaaaattaagtaaaaaagTAGTACGGTGCACTAAGTTCTGACCACTATGTGTGGAGTACCACGAGGAAGAGTCGGATTACATTAGGTCttataaatacatatttaaCTTGCAATTTTGCGAGAGGCTATTTCTGCATCTAATTTTAACTTAATTTCCAAATTAAACTTTTCTTTACCAAAAATCCTTTATTATAAGAAAAACGAATTAACTATGAAATTTATCACTAATCTATATCCAAATGGCTCGTAGATTTTTTATAAGTAGAATTAACGATGAATTTCGTGATTTAGCAGCAAAAGTTGTCTGTTACTAATTTCAGTTATTTTAGTGTTTCTACCCCAAAACTTGTACTAACATTctttttttatccaaataatttgtattttataccattttttttttcatgtaatataattttttttagagagagagagagagagttctTACTAGAGAAGGTTGTTGGAGCCCATTCTTCTTATGTTGTGCCAAATTCAAAGTTTTGAGACTTGGTTTAAAGTCCACCAATGGCTTATTGCTTAAATagccaccaaaacaaatactaGCCAAGTTTCTTGACTTATCAACTTGATCTTGATGTGCAATTTGATCATCACTTCTCAAGGGAAACATTGAGtccatatcatcatcattattattattgttagtattattatttgtataataattaaatggCCTCCCAAGAAGATTACTATAAGGATGAAATGAgtaatcatcatcatcatcatgattATTAACCATTTGATTGTGATCAAAACAAGATTTAGAGGTGAttaaggttgttgttgttgatcccCCATCTAATAAGCTCATCTCCATATTGTTTTCCAATAGATTTTTAGTATTAATGCTCCCACTTGTTCCACTGGTAGTAGAGTTGCTTCTGCATATTTGATTAGTAGATCCAATTGAGtagaaaaatatacaaaaaaaaaataaaaaattatacattaTGTGAATTATATACTTCAAAATTATACAACATATATTAGTTGGTTTCCATTGAGAAAACAAATAGAGAAGAGCGGAGGGATACTCCTCCCTTAATTAGAGGTCACGATTTTGAGTTCTAGGTATGTATGGGAGAAATCTTGATAAAAAGCACCCGACATCGaatgagaaattaaaaaagaaatacattAATTATTAGTGCTCCACTTTCAACTATGGTCTTACCTTACATATATCACATATCTAATAAAGAAATTAGCTAGGTTTTTGGTCGATTAGtggtaaaattaaaatttctctTCCACTAATTATTGACACTCTCCCCTATACGTGGACAAGACAAATACATTTGGGGCAGAGCCAAGTAGGAGCAAAGGATTTCTTCGAACTCCTTTTAGCTGAAAATCATATTGTATATTTAaggtgaaattattttttttattttttttatgtatatatagtacgTGTCAAATTGTCTCGACTTCTTTATGTGtttattcttttatattttgaactcttttaataaaaaatttgacTCTGATGCTTAATATAAAATACAGTACAAGTTTTCTTTACACTAACTTGTCTTCACAAAATTGAATTAAGAAGCTAGCAAGTTTGCAtgcaagaaaaaataaaaacttcgTGCCTAATAAAACTAGGACAATAACATAGTCATAATGAATTATCCAAACAACATGAGTTcgtgatttatttattttttggttagAGAAAAACTAGGAGACAATAAAAGAAAGATAATCAGATTCACAGGAGAAGTTGGTTTAACATATTGTTGTAAATAATTCTTATATTATcaacataatatttaaacatgTTGTAGCATGTCATTTCCTACTTAATTTTCAAGGTAAATAAACAATAACACCTCACCCCCCTTTCCAGTATAATTTCACTGGTGATCGAGGTTTGAAAAGGGTAAAGTATATGTATGGTAAATAGAATATTATTTTAGAAAGACGCTCGACTCAAGTATCGTATAACAGAACAATATGAAACTGTTTAAATACACATAATAACAAAACTGACATTACTTATTatgaacaattacatgcaaTTATCATAAAAGAGAGAGAATCAAACTCACAAGAGAAGTTGGCTCCAAATAAGGTGATTGTGATGATCATCAGAATTAGCAGCAATTTCTCCACTAATCAAAGAACTATTATTCTCATGATCAACACCAAGTAGAAATTGATATCGATGAAGATTATTATTTGTTGCACTAtttccattattattattagaaaTAGATATAACATCTTCTTCACATGATGAACTTCTATTTGTATTACATGAAGACAAAGATGAATTAGTAGAAATTGGATGAAAaatattactattgttattattgtctACTTGTGGCCACCAATTTTGTGACATCAAATAGCAATTtggattattgttgttgttggctaAATTGGTGTACTCAAGAATGGATTTTTCAGACATGGCTTATACTATATGCTttgatttttcttaatttctaaCAATATGGAGGACAATGttttaaaacatttttctttctttaggcCAATGGGGGAATGAATGGAATTTAAAGAGGGTGCTTTTGtggttttcttttttgggggtGACGTATTTTGGTAGGTATTAGAACAATTTTGGGGTGGACAATTTTAAATGCTTCTAGCTTTTTAGCACTAAGAATTTGTGGgcaattattataatatatatggtTGGGAGaaagggggtgggggtgggggttggGGTGAAGTGGGAAGAGGTATGATGTGTCACTTTTGAGAGCCCTTTTGTGAACCAAAGTAGTACAATTAGGACCTCGATAtggttttattttgtttatcgTATTAGAGGTTATGTGGAAGATAGCAAAGATAATTTCAAAAAACTATGAATAAGAAGACAAGtgagaaatatatcaaaaaagacataaatatttaacgtggttcgaTCAGTAgacctacatccacaagaggagatgagcaatccactataaatatgagagtaaaaaatatcaagagaaataacctcacacaattcatTCGGATGACAAAGAGGTTCACATAAGTGTTAACGTAACACTTGTGACTCACCGTTTCTCTCCCTAAACCAAACTCTCAAAGACCCTAGGACTATTTTGTGAATGCTACCATGTTAGAAGGAATgaacctctatttatagagtcataaatcTTTTCCAACATGAAAAAAAACTAGCCAAATATAAAGactttgtgttttccttttagaaAAAGGAAAACTCAACTATACTAGGAAAGCCATGTTAAACACCCAACATGAGGGACATGAAgatagttttttaaaaatttaatatattgaCGAGTCTGGTTCGAACACATGATAAATTATTTCTACTTTGTACTTTTATcgtctcaaaataaatattatcttAGCAAAAATTATCATGTCCATTAAGAaattaataaatacaatgtATTATTTACTAAACTATATTCCTATTTAACAAACGTTTCTTGAGAATTGAACATTATTTAGAAGATGAAGTATATAAAGGGTATATATAGTTGGAAGACATAAAAAATTCTTGAATTCATAAGTTACACTTATTTTAgatgatttttatttatttattaaagtgACACTTATTTTGGGACGCAGGAAGAATTAGATTAGACactttcaatttaaattttggAAAAACTTTTGTGCGAATTTTCAAATATccattatgaaaataaattaatcatttaatatatatatatcatctcatttaattatataaatttgcCTTTTTATCATGTGTTCACTTGCTCAATTGGAATAAATTATAGTTTGAGTGTCTAATGAAATTCTGGCAAAATTCCTTTAATTACTTTttactatctttatttttccttCTAATTTCTTTGACTTTAAATCacattt
This window encodes:
- the LOC129885219 gene encoding transcription factor bHLH111; translated protein: MSEKSILEYTNLANNNNNPNCYLMSQNWWPQVDNNNNSNIFHPISTNSSLSSCNTNRSSSCEEDVISISNNNNGNSATNNNLHRYQFLLGVDHENNSSLISGEIAANSDDHHNHLIWSQLLLSNSTTSGTSGSINTKNLLENNMEMSLLDGGSTTTTLITSKSCFDHNQMVNNHDDDDDYSFHPYSNLLGRPFNYYTNNNTNNNNNDDDMDSMFPLRSDDQIAHQDQVDKSRNLASICFGGYLSNKPLVDFKPSLKTLNLAQHKKNGLQQPSLSKSRGTISTCNTLKRSNGRAQEYYPSDGKKRKLEDNSETNSKRQKNESSAVSSAKIQVPKVKLADKITALQQIVSPFGKTDTASVLWETINYVRFLQEQIQLLSHAYMKSNTCKERYWGGFEGKEVDLRSKGLCLVPISCTPQIYHDTNNGSDYLIPSYRGCLYR